The following nucleotide sequence is from Thermogemmatispora onikobensis.
CAGGGAGGCCCCAAGAAAAGCGACCAGCGTCGTCCCCAGAAAGTGAAAGGTCTCGTTGATGCCTAGCAGGCTCATCAAAAAGCCGCCGATGACAGCCCCTACCAACCCAACACAGATGTCGAGCAGACACCCCATTCCTTGCCCACGTACCAGCTTTGCCGCCAGGAAGCCAGCTATCAGTCCGACCAACAACCAGGCGAGCAGCTCGCCCGGATAGAGGTGAACGTGTCCCAGACCTGGGTGAAAGCTAATTCCATCCATCATGAAAGGCCTTTCTCTCCTTCTGCCAATGTCTTGCGCTGCCGGGTACCGCAGGCCGGCGCAGGCTCACTCACAACCGGCCAGAATGCCCTGCCTGCTCCGCGGGCTGGTGCACTTCACTGGCCCCAGGCAACGGTTGCCACGCCTCTCGCGGATATGATACCCTACGAAGGCATGGCTCTTTCCTTTGCTTTTCTTCTCCATTCCGCTCTACGTATGAGAACGACAGGAGTCGCAGACGATGTCTTCCAGGCCCGATCTCTCTCAGGATACCGCTCACTCTGCCGATAGCATGGGAGATGGGCCAGCAGACAACCCGCAGGGGAACCAGAGCGGCAGGCCGCAGCTCTTGACCTGGTTGCAGCTTCCCCGCGATGTCTATCTACTGCTGTTCTACACCCTCGGCAAGGGCTTTCAGCTGACCATTGGGACGCTCGATATCAATTACTATGCCCATAGTCTGGGCTACCAACCGGACTTTATTGGACTGCTGAGCGCCATGCCAGCTCTCGGCTCACTGGTCAGTGCGGTCCCTAGCGGGATGTTGGCCGATCGGCTGGGCTATAAGCCTGTCCTCCTGGCTTCGGCTTTGTTGACACCCCTCTTTCTGGCGCTGATCGGCCTGACTTCCGCGGCCCCTCTCCTGCTGCTGGCCGCTTTTCTCCAGGGAGTGGTCTCAACCGCTTTTTGGGTGACGAACATTCCTTTGCTGATCGAGAAGACCAGCGAGGAGCGGCGCGTGGGAGTGCTGGCCCTCAATAGCTTTCTGCTCCTGGGCGTTGGCTCCCTGGGCAATCTGCTCGGCGGCGCTATTCCCGAGCTGGCAGCCAGCCTGCTGCAGGTGAGCGCAAACAGTGTTCTGGCTCTGCGCTGGGGTGTGCTGAGCGCTTCATTGGTGAGCGTGCTCTTCGGCTTGCCTCTCTGGTTGCTACAACCTACGCCGCCGCGAGCCTCTCGCCGCACCACAGCCCCGGCAACCGGTGCCCCGGCCCCACCACCTTCCAACAAGTCTGCCCCTGCAGAGCAGAGGGAGCGCTTCCCTCTGGCGGTCTTTGCCCAGCTCCTGGTGCCCGACCTGATCTTCAATATGGGCGAGGGGGCTGTCGTTGCCCTGATCCAGCTCTTCTTTGTGCTGCGCTTCTCTTTGCTGCCAGGACCACTCGGGCTGATTTTTACGATCTCTGGCCTGGCCGGCGGCCTCTTTTCGCTGACGGCCCCGCTCTTCGTGCATCGCTGGAGCAAGATCGGCATTATCACAACAGTGATGTATATCAGCGCCCCGCTAATGCTCTTGATTGGATATTCTCCCATCATGTTGATCGCTGTACTCGGCGAGTACATACGTTCGTTTCTACGCCAATTGATCGAGCCGGTCTATACAGCTTTTGCAATGGAGCAAGTCTCTGCACGCTATCGCGGCACGCTGAGCGGCTTCTATTCGGTAACCTGGAGTATTGGCTATAGCCTGGGGCCAACTCTGGCCGGTTGGTTACAGACCTCCGTCAATCTCTCCGCCGCCTTTCTCTTTGCGGCTATTTGTCTGGTGATCGCTGCCAGTCTGCTCCTGGCGGCCTTTGGACGGCGGTCTGCGCGCCTGAGCTAAGGCAAGGGCCAGCCGGGCAGGCAAGGAGCTACAGAAATTCGCCGCCGCTCTCGGGACCCGGGACAGGCTGGCGCACCGCTCGGAGGCGGTCGGCCAGAGAGAGTTTCTTCCTGTTGCTCTGCGGCCAACGGTGACAGGAACACCAATTTTAGGGTATCATTAGGAAAGGTTCATCGAGGGAAAGGAGCCTGTAACAGGCAGATGCCTTTCTCTTCTCTTGCTGCTCGCAAGAGCAGTACTTTCTCGTTCCTCTGGCTCGGGTAGAGGACGGGAGAGAGAACGGAGTCATTTAGGGCACGAAGGTTCTACCATTGGCATCCATCGAGGCCGTTGCCGATCGAGCCGGGATAGCGTTCGTTGGATCAGGAGCCATTTTGTCATGAAACCAGGTCAGGCCGCTTCTTCTCCTCCTGCAGAGGCTGCTCACGAGCGAGAGCACTGGGCGGTGGGGACAGAGGCGAGGAGGGGGGCCAGCGTCAATGGCTTCCGTCCAACGCTGGCGAACACACCCACGGTCTCCAGGTCTGCTGCCCCTGCCACACCACTGCCAGTTCGCTCCTCCAGGCTCGCACTGGTACCCGCAGAAGGCTGGTGGCCATTGGGGCTGGTGGCCATTGCGCTCTTTGCTCTGGTGCTGGCGGTTCTCTCGGCCAATTGGGTGGCCGGAACCTGGATTCTGCTCTGGAGCGCCCCTTTGGGCCTGCTGGCCGGCTTCCTGGTGGCCAAGAGCCGCTCATTGCCTCAGCCGCTGCTGCATCTTGCAGCTTTTTTCTTCGGCTACTGGCTGGCTTTTGCCCTCACGGCGGGCGCCGCCCTGCATACTTCCTGGACCATGCTGCTCAACGACCTCCAGGCAGTGCTGAGCAGCGGCAGCGGGCCTGGCCTGGCAGTGGTTTCCAGTGAGCATATTTTTCTGCTGTACCTCTGCTTCCTCAGCTTCTTTTTAGGTTACCTGGGAAGCTGGCTGACCTATCGCGCACGTCTGCCCTGGTTGGTAGCCTTGACCTATTGCTCGATTATGCTGGTCAATCTCCAGTATAGCCGCCAGGCTTCTCCCCTGCTGTTGCCAGTCATGCTCGGCGCGCTCTTGCTTCTGATCAGTCGCCTGCATCTGGCGACGCTGCTCGACGACTGGCATAGCCTGGGCCTCACCGCCGATCGTTCCTGGCTGCGCTCCTTGTTGAGACGTAATCTGGCGCTGACCTCCCTGTTCATGCTTGTGTCCCTGCTGCCTGCGCTGCTTCTCCCTCCGCTCATGCAACCAGGCTGGGGAAGCCACTTGTGGCAAAATGTCGACGCTCTGGTTGGCAAGCTCCTTCATCAGCGCCTGATTGGCTCAGGGCCATCCCCCCAGGTGCCCTCGCTAGATGCCACTGTTTTCTTCGGCGATCGCCTGACGGTCAGCGGCTCGGTCTCTTTGCCAGTGGGGAGTGTGCTGGAATATAGTGGCAGCGCTGCCCCGGCCTATCTGGAGGCGGTGACCTATAACCAGTTCGATGGGCACAGCTGGACGTCGAGCACGCAGACCTCGGCCACTCGCTTCGCTGCGGGTCAACCGCTACCGGCTGATACGGCTTCCGGCCACTACCGGCAGGTCAGTGCGCAGATCCACCTGCTCCAGGTTCCTCAGAGCAAGCATCACTATCTGTTCGCCCCGCCGCAGCCGGCTCGCTTCAGCGTCCCAGTCGTGATCTACGGCAAAGGTCTGGTGAGCGCCTGGGCTCAGCAGGCGCCCCTCTATCCCGATGAGCGCTACACGGTGCTGGTGCGCGTGCCGCAGATCGATGCAGCGGCCCTGGCGCGCGTTCCTTTGCTCTCGGCAGATCCGGGCTACTGGCAGAGCGATCCGGCCCTGTCTGTTCTGGAACGCGACTATCTGCAGCTGCCAGCCAGCCTGCCCCACAAGCTGATGCAGACGGCCCTGGAGTGGACGCGAGGGACAAGCAATGCCTTTGAGGCGATGCAACAGCTGGAGAGCCACCTGAGCGATCCACGCCAGTTTAGCTATTCGATCAATAATCCGCCGATCCCCGCGCATACCGATGTGGTGAGCTGGCTGCTCCAGACACATACAGGCTATTGCACCTACTATGCCAGCGCGATGGTGGTGCTGGCACGCTTGCTGGGCATGCCAGCACGCATCGTGGTGGGCTTTAGCCAGGGCCATTTCGATGCCGGGCGCCAGGTCTGGGTGGTGAATGGCAGCGACGCCCACAGCTGGGTCCAGGTCTACTTTGCAGGCCAGGGCTGGATCGACTTCGATCCGACGCCCGGCTTCGCTCTCGGTCCGGCCTTCTCGGGAACCCCAACCCCTTCGTCGTCGCCTTCTGCATCCAACGGCACCCCTACTACAGCGGGCAGCCAGCCCAATCAGAAAGGTTCCGTCACGCCTCCAGCAGGCGATCACCGCGCCGAGGCTCCCCGCGGCCCTTTCCAGCAGGTTCTGTCTTTCCCCTGGCTGCTACTGACGCTGCTGGCTTCCACGGGCCTGGGCCTGCTGCTCCTGCTGCTCACTGGCATACGTAGCAGGAGACGTCGGCTCGCCGCTCAGCTGAGCCCGGTGGCTCGACTCTTCTGGCGCCTGTGCCGCCTGGCGAGCCTGGCCGGCTTCCGACCACGCTCCTGGCAGACACCGTACGAGTATAGCGCCCGCCTGAGCCGCGCTATGCCGGAAGCCGCCCTCCCGCTGCGTCGATTGACCGAGCTATTCGTACGCGAGCGCTGGGCCCCTCCCTACGAGCCAGTGAGCGCCTCCGACAGGTCCGACGAGCTGGAACGCCTGTGGCCGCCTCTGCGCCGCGCTCTCTTGCGTCTCTGGCTGCGTCGCTTGGGCTGAGGTCGCCACCTCCTCTCTCTCTTCTTTGATTAAGAGAGATAAATTTACCGTCTTATGTTACCAAAGATCGAATAAAACGTTCTCCCAAATAGAAAGTGCGCTGAAAGCAGTAGTAACGAGAACGGTGGTTGAGGAAGTGGAAGTGGAGAGGAGATCTGAGCGAGGCAGAAACCAGGTTGACGTCTCTGAGGATGAGGAACAGGCGCCGCCTGTGCCAATTGTGGAAGGAACCTGTGGCTGGGGCCGACTCTTTCAGCTCTACCCCGATCATCTGCGGGTGCACGGCGCGGTCTACGAGCTGCGTCACCTGACCGAGATTCGCCCGGTCTATCGCTCTCTGCTGGGTTTGCCCTCGGCTCGCCTGGAGTTGACCTTTGGTCAGCAACGCGTGATTCTGCGCGGGATTGCGGCAGTGGAGGATGTGCGCAAGATGGTGGATTATCTGCAGCGCACCTGCCCGCGGGCGCGCTTGCTGGCAGCCCCTGGCCATGAACCAGGTCCGACCGAGAGCGCAGGCGCGGGCGTGGGCGCGAATGTTGATCCGGCTGCAGCAGAGACGACTATCCCCCTGGCCGCCAGGGAAACGCCGACTGCCCTCATGCGGGCACTGGCCCCGACAGGCTGGCAGATGGCTCGCCGCGAGTTGTTGCAGCGCCGCCGGGCCCGCCTCCAGGAGGAGCGCGAGCGGCGCCAGGAGGCCACGCTCTCCCGGCAACCCGGACGGCGCTTCCCACTCAAGGACCCGCTACCGCCTGTCCAGGTTCCCATTCGCCTGGCCTACGGAGAGCGCGCTTACTATTGCTGCCAGGCCACCCTCTGCAATGAGCAGCTCCGTCCTTTTGCCCCCCCAGAAGAGGCTGTACGTGACCACGGCCTGCTGATTCTCACCGATCGCCGCCTGATCTATCTGGGGCGCCGCTGTCAGGTTCTGCTTGGCTACGACCATTTGCTGCAGGTGAGCCGTCAGCGGAACGGGGTGGCTTTCCTGGCCGATCACTGGCGGCGCCGCGAGCTGTTTACAATGCGCCGCCCCCTGGAATGCGTGCTGTGCCTGGAGAAGCTGCTATGGCGCTTTCAGCAGGAGCGCCAGCTCTCGACGTTGATGAGCGTTGAGTTAGAAGAGCAGGATGAGGAAGAGGCCAATCCCCATCATGAGGCCCGCCAGCCAGAGCAGCGCACCGGCAGCGAGCCGGTGACGCGCTAGAGTGGCCAGGTAGAGGCAGAGAAGAGGAGAGGAGCGAGCATCAGCATGCTGGATACGGTGATGGCCCTGTGGAACCGCGGCTGTGCTTTGCGCTTCCTGCTGCTCACGCTGTTAGCGCTAGCAATCCTGCTAAGCTTTGGTCTGCCGATCTGGCTGGGTAATCAGCAAAGTCGGTCGCTCCCCTCCCAATCTCCAGCAGAGGGAGCACTGGCAGCTCAGACGCAGGGGCACATTGGCGAAAGCACCATGACGGTGCCCCTCCCACCCAGCATGACGCCGCCGGTCCAGATTGGTTCCACCCAGCCAGAAAGCAAGCTGAATATTCCGCCGTTTCCTCCCTGCAGCAGTCCCCTAACCATGCCGCAGCCGGGACCAACGGCCCTGCCTGTGGTCACGCCTACGGTCCACCCTCAACCACATCCTACGCCACGGCCTCGACCATCTCCATCGCCTTCGCCCCAACCACAGCCCTCGCCGATACCGGCGCCTTCTCCTTCACCAACGCCAGCCCCAACGCCGACCCCCGCACCCTCTCCTACGCCCACACCAACG
It contains:
- a CDS encoding GlsB/YeaQ/YmgE family stress response membrane protein produces the protein MMDGISFHPGLGHVHLYPGELLAWLLVGLIAGFLAAKLVRGQGMGCLLDICVGLVGAVIGGFLMSLLGINETFHFLGTTLVAFLGASLLLLLVELIAGGRRSI
- a CDS encoding MFS transporter — encoded protein: MSSRPDLSQDTAHSADSMGDGPADNPQGNQSGRPQLLTWLQLPRDVYLLLFYTLGKGFQLTIGTLDINYYAHSLGYQPDFIGLLSAMPALGSLVSAVPSGMLADRLGYKPVLLASALLTPLFLALIGLTSAAPLLLLAAFLQGVVSTAFWVTNIPLLIEKTSEERRVGVLALNSFLLLGVGSLGNLLGGAIPELAASLLQVSANSVLALRWGVLSASLVSVLFGLPLWLLQPTPPRASRRTTAPATGAPAPPPSNKSAPAEQRERFPLAVFAQLLVPDLIFNMGEGAVVALIQLFFVLRFSLLPGPLGLIFTISGLAGGLFSLTAPLFVHRWSKIGIITTVMYISAPLMLLIGYSPIMLIAVLGEYIRSFLRQLIEPVYTAFAMEQVSARYRGTLSGFYSVTWSIGYSLGPTLAGWLQTSVNLSAAFLFAAICLVIAASLLLAAFGRRSARLS
- a CDS encoding DUF4129 domain-containing transglutaminase family protein gives rise to the protein MKPGQAASSPPAEAAHEREHWAVGTEARRGASVNGFRPTLANTPTVSRSAAPATPLPVRSSRLALVPAEGWWPLGLVAIALFALVLAVLSANWVAGTWILLWSAPLGLLAGFLVAKSRSLPQPLLHLAAFFFGYWLAFALTAGAALHTSWTMLLNDLQAVLSSGSGPGLAVVSSEHIFLLYLCFLSFFLGYLGSWLTYRARLPWLVALTYCSIMLVNLQYSRQASPLLLPVMLGALLLLISRLHLATLLDDWHSLGLTADRSWLRSLLRRNLALTSLFMLVSLLPALLLPPLMQPGWGSHLWQNVDALVGKLLHQRLIGSGPSPQVPSLDATVFFGDRLTVSGSVSLPVGSVLEYSGSAAPAYLEAVTYNQFDGHSWTSSTQTSATRFAAGQPLPADTASGHYRQVSAQIHLLQVPQSKHHYLFAPPQPARFSVPVVIYGKGLVSAWAQQAPLYPDERYTVLVRVPQIDAAALARVPLLSADPGYWQSDPALSVLERDYLQLPASLPHKLMQTALEWTRGTSNAFEAMQQLESHLSDPRQFSYSINNPPIPAHTDVVSWLLQTHTGYCTYYASAMVVLARLLGMPARIVVGFSQGHFDAGRQVWVVNGSDAHSWVQVYFAGQGWIDFDPTPGFALGPAFSGTPTPSSSPSASNGTPTTAGSQPNQKGSVTPPAGDHRAEAPRGPFQQVLSFPWLLLTLLASTGLGLLLLLLTGIRSRRRRLAAQLSPVARLFWRLCRLASLAGFRPRSWQTPYEYSARLSRAMPEAALPLRRLTELFVRERWAPPYEPVSASDRSDELERLWPPLRRALLRLWLRRLG